The DNA region AGGTGTTAGAAAACATTGATATTGAAAAATTAAAAAATATAACTTCTTATAATAAGGAAGAAAATAATAATTATCCATTTGATAAAATCTCAAAAATAGATAAAAAAGTATCTATTGTAAAAGATGATAATTTTTCATTTTTATACTATGATAACTTAAAAGTTTTAGAAGAGTTATTTGAAAAAGTGGAAATTATTAACCCTATTAAAGATGAACAAATAAGTAAAGATTCTGATTTTGTATATATTTTAGGTGGTTATATAGAAACAGACAAAGCATATGAAAAAATAAAAAATTCAAATAAATTTAAAAAGTCTTTATTAGAACATGTTAAACAAAAAAGGTACGTTTATGCTGAATGTGCTGGTTTACTATTTTTATCAAATAGTGTAGATAATAAAAAAATGATGGGTATTTTAAATGCAGGTTTCACACTTACTAATAAAAGAGTAAGACTTGGATATTATTATTGTAGTAATGGAATAAAAGGTCATGCTTTTCATTATACAAAACCACTTGATACAAAAAATGCAATTGATATTTTAAGTAAAAAAAAGAATTCAAAAGGAGAATTAGCAGCTTGGAAAAATGAGAATGTTTATGGAACATATTTACATACAATGTTTAGAAATAATTTAAAAAAATTAAAGGATTACTTTGGAATTTAAAATAGAACAACCACCAATAAATATAGGCGCAGATATTTCAGTTCGTTCATTTGAGATGATAAATGAAGAGTTAAAAGAGTATGAGAAGATAAATGAATTTGATGAAGAGCAAAAAGAAGTAATAAGCAGACTTATTCATACAACAACTTGTTTTGATGAAGTTTTAAATAATATTTACTTTTCAAAAGATGCAATCAAAAAAGTTCAAAACCTTTTATTAAATAAAGCGAAAATCATAGTTGATGTAAATATGATCAAAGTTGGACTTAGCGATTTTTATTTAAAAAAATATGAAAATGAAGTTATTTGTTATATTAATGAGCCTTTTACTTATGAAATGGCAGAAAAAAACAAAACTACAAGAAGTTATGCAGCAGTAGTTGAAGCAATCAAAAGACATAAGGATGAACCACTTGTATTAGCGTGTGGAAATGCTCCAACTTTTATATATGCAACAATAAATACTTTAATTGAACAAAAAGTTGATTTAAATAATGTTGCTTTACTACTATTTCCTGTTGGATTTGTTAATGTAGTTGAATCAAAAGCTTATGGAAGAAAGTTTTGTGATACATTTGATGTTGCAGGAATTATTATGGAAGGTAGATTTGGAAGCTCAACTATGACAGTTGCTACACTACACGCAATATATAAACTAATAAAAGATTATGACAAGGATGAAAAATATAATGGAAAATAAAGATGGAAAGCTATATAACACTATGGGAAGTGTTGTAGCTGAAGGGTTTACTTGTAAACCAAAACATTTTGATGCAAACAAACCAATAATGCACTTAAAAACACAACTTTTCGTATGTACTGATGAAAGATGTGGAAAAGCACACAAAGATAAAGATATTGCTGCAACTTTAAGAGAAGCAATAAAAGAAGTTAATCTATCAAAAGGTGAAGATAGAATTAAAGTAGTAAGAACAGGATGTTTTGGTGCATGTAGATTTAGAAGTGTTGCAAATATATATGAAAATACAAAAATAAATGGAAACCCAGGAAATAATGGAGTTTGGCTTAAAAATGTGCATAGATATGATAAAGATAAATGGAAAAGATTGTTTATTGCACTAAAAGATAATGTAAGTATTGACTCTTTAGATGAGTTTGAACAAGTACCAATGAGTGACCCAAGTTTTTATAAATAATGGAAAAAAAAGAGTTAAGAAAAGGCTATACAACAGGTACACATACTGTTGCATCTTTTAGAAGTTGTTTAGATACGCTTTTAGTTACAAATGAAGCATCTATTACAAAAACAAATAAAATAGATAATGATGACTTGGATGTTACAAAAGGTTGTGAGATAGTTGTAAATTTAGACTTTTCAAGTAAAGATTTCTTGCTAAATCCTACTTTTCAAAAAGCACACTATTTTGAAAGTGGAACAAACAGTTTAGAAATATTTGCAGGTTTGGGAGTTGGAGTTGTAACTAAAAAAGGACTAAAAATCCAACCACCCTACCCAGCAATAAATCCAGCACCATTAAATGCAATAAAAGAGTATTTTGATATAAAGACAAAAGATATGGATAATTTGCATTTAAAATGTTGTGTAAGTGTTACAAATGGTCAGGAAATAGCAAAACAAACAGCAAATTCAAAAGTTGGTGTTTTAGAAGGAATTTCAATACTTGGAACAACAGGAATTGTAAAACCTGTATCTAGTTCTGCTTATATTGATTCTGTGAAAATTGAAATAGAGTTTGCAATACAAAATGGATATAATCCAATCTATTTCACACTTGGAAATTCAGCATTTAAAGTAGCTTGTGAAAAATCAAATGAAGAAGGAATTGTTGAAATAGGAAACTTTGTCTATGACTCTATAAACTTAGCTACTACTTTAAAAGCTAAAGAGGTTATTTTCTTATGTGGTATTGGAAAAATGACAAAAGTTTATCAAGGATTTAAAAATACTCATAATAGATTTGGAATAATTGATTTTACTCAACTTCAATTAGATATAAAAAAGAATTTGAATTATGAGGTTGATATAGAAACAACTCTAACTGTAAAAGGTATCTCCCAAGAACTTGAAAAAGTTGGATTATTAGATGCTTTTTATGAGATGATAACAAAAAGAGCAAATGAACAAATAAAAAAATGGTTTAAAGATTCAAATGTAAAAGCCATAATATTAGAGCAAAAAGAGGTTTTAGGATGGTAACAATAGCAGGAAATGGAATGGGAGATTATGATTTTTCAAATTTGAACTTTGATATTTCAAAATTTGACAAAATTATTTGTGACCCAAATTTCAAAGAAGAAGCAAAAAATATATTAAAATTAAAATATAAAGATGCAAAACAGTATTTATTAGATAATTATGACAAAGAAGAGATTTTATATGTAGTTACTGGTTCACCACTGTTTTTTAGTGCAGGAACGATAATCGCTAAAAGTTTACCAACAAATAGCGTAAAACTGATAAATAATAGCTCTTCAAAAACATACCTTTTAGAGAAATTATTTATTAGTGAACTTGATGTAGATACTATCTCTTTACATGGAAGAGATAATTTTGATTTGCAAAATTTTTTACAAAACAAATATACTTTTGTAGTTTGTGATAAAAATACAATTTCAAGACTGAAAATAGCACTTTCTTATTTTGAGAGTAATAGCATCAAAACTACTATTGGATATAAACTAGGATTTGAAGATGAAGAGATTAAAGAGATTGATTTAATTAATTTTGATGAAAATTCAATAGATTTAAATGCACCATTTGTACTTTTGATAAAAAAAGAATTTGAACAAACAAATATAATCAGTGAAGATGTAGAGTTTGAAACTGAAAGAGGAATGATTACTAAAAAATATAAAAGACAATTAACTTTACAAAATCTTGATTTAGAACCAAACCAATTATTATGGGATATTGGTGCAGGAAGTGGAAGTTGTGCTATTGAAGCTTTTAAAAGATATAAAGTAAAAACTACACTATTTGAAAAAAATGAAACAAGAGTTGAGTTTATAAAACAAAACTTAAAAAATCACTATGTAACAGAAACTAAACTTTTTGTAGGTGAAGCACAAGAGTATTTTAATACTTTAGAAGAAGTACCTCAAAGAATATTTGTAGGAGGAGGTGGAGTTGAAGTTATAAAACAACTTCCAAAATTGTATGAATTACTAGACAATAAAGGAATAATGCTTATAAATGCAATTACATTAAAACATCTAAACCTAATGCTTACAGTATTAAATGAAGCAAAAATCGAGTATGAAATACACTCAATTTCACTTACAACATACAAAGGTAAACTAGATTTAGTGGAGCCTGAGAGACAACTATTTCAAATAAAAATAAACAAAAATGAGGAAGAATAATATGGTATATTTTATAGGTGCAGGTCCTGGTGATCCTGATTTAGTAACTGTAAAAGCTCAAAAAGTACTTCAAAAAGCCAATGCAGTTTTATATACTGGCTCACTAGTTCCAAAAGAAGTTCTTTCTTGGTGTAAAGAAGATGCAATTATAAAAGACTCTCAAGGAATGAAATACCCAGAGATTTTCTCTTTTTTAGAAGAGTACAAAGACAAAGTAGTAGCAAGAGTTCATACAGGTGATCCATCTATTTACTCAACTATTGCTAAACAAATACAATTTTTACAAGAAAAAAGTATATCTTATGAAGTAATTCCAGGAATAACAGCAGCATTTGGGGCAGCAGCTAGTTTAGGAATTGAATTTACAATTCCAGGTGTTTCTCAAACTATGATCTTAACAAGAATTGAGGGTAAAACTCCAAACCCAGAAAAGTTAGAAAATATTCTTGCTTGTAAAAACTCATCATTAGTATTTTATCTATCAATTTTACTTCTTAAAAAACTAAAGAAAAAAGCTCTTGAACTTGGATATTCACCAGATACTCCATGTTGGGTAGTTGAAAAAGCTACATGGGAAGAAGAATCTATTTATAAAGGAACTATTTCAAATATTGAAGAGCAAGTTTCTCATATTAAGGGTGTTGCACTTATTTTATTAGGTGATTTTTTACATCAAGAAGAGACGCAAGAGTCACATTTATATGTGAAACCTCTACAAAAAGAGTTAAAGGCGAATAAATGAGTAAATTAAATATAGCAGTTGTATCTATAAACCAACCAAGTTTAAATAGTGCTTGTAAGTTATTGACTTATTTAGATGATTTTAATGTAGATGTTTATGGAAAAAAAGATTTAAAACATAATCTTAAAAATCTAATAACTTATGAAAAAATTGATACTGTTTTAAAAGATGGTTGGAAAAAGTATGATGCGATTATTTGTATTTTAGCTATGGGAATTGTTGTAAGAAAAATTGCTCCACTTTTGGAGAGTAAAGCAACAGACCCAGCAATTATAGTTATGAGTATGGATTTAAGTAAGATTATTCCTCTTTTAAGCGGTCATATTGGTGGAGCAAATGAATTAAGTGATTTAATCTCTTCAAGAATTGAAGGATGTATAAACTTTGTATCTACTGCAACTGACCAAACAAAAACATTTGCATTTGATATGTTTGCAAAGAAGAATGATCTTGAAATAGAAAACTTAAAATGTTTAGCAAAAATTTCTAATTCTTTATTAAATAATAAAAAAGTTGAAGTAAAAACATATGAAAGTATTTTTGAAAAAATTACTCCTAAGAAAAATCTTAAACTAGTGACAGAACAATCAAGTGAATTATGTGTAAATATAACTCCATTTTCTGATGATAACTTAACTTTAAAACCAAAAGTATTTTTAGGTATGGGATGTAATAGAGATACAAGTTTTGAAGATATAGAAAAAGCATTTTTTTGGTTTTTAGATAAATATAATCTAAAAAAAGAACAAATAGAAAATATAGCTTCATTTGAAGCTAAAAGTGATGAAAAAGGTCTTTTAGAGTTTGCTTCTAAATATAACTTTGATATTAAGTTTTATAAAGAAGATGAGATAAACTCACTTCAAGGAGAGTTTAGCCCTTCTCAAGCAACTAAGTTTTTTAATCTAAAAGGTGTTGCAGAACCATCTGCAATTTTATATTCAAAATATAAAGAATTAATAATTAAAAAAGAAGTATTTGATAAAAAAATAACAATAGCAGGAGCAATATAATATGGCAAAGAGATTATTTATAGTAAGTTCAGGAGCTGGTGGAACTTCTTATATTACACCAGAAGCAAAAAAAGCACTTGAAGAGTGTGAAGTAGTAGTTTCATATAGTAAATATGCAAGAGAGTTAAAAGAGCTAATTGAGGGTAAAGAGTTATTTACATCTGGAATGACACATGAAATAGAAAGATGTAATCAAGCAATTGAGTATGCAAAACAAGGTAAAACTACTTGTATTGTATCAAATGGTGATGCAAATGTATATGGAATGGCAACACTAATAGTTGAAATTATGGATGAAAAAGATCTATGGGATGAGGTAGAACTTATTTCTCTTCCTGGTGTTACTTCATTTTTAGCAGCAGCAAGCAAAGCTGGAGCTCCTGTATCTCAAGATTTTTCTATTATTTCATTATCAGATAGATTAACAGACATAAACCTAATTGATAAAAGAGTTAAAGTAGCACTTGATTGTGATTTTGTATTAGGAATTTACAATCCAAAATCTAAAAAAAGAATCAAACCTTACCAAAACTTTTTAAAAGCATTAGAAGATGGATATCAAAATAGAATTGCTATTATTGCTTCAAATGTGGGAAGAGTTGAAAAAGAACAAATCACAATAACAACAGCACAAGATTTGATAGATCAAGATATAGAACATCCAGCTGTTTCTATGTCTACGTTGATTATAATTTGTAATTCAAACTCAAAATTAACAAAAAATAAAAAAGTTTTAACACCAAGAGGATATTTAAATAAATATGAACTTGATGGGGAACTAAAATAAAGATAAAAGAGTATTTTCTTTTATCTTTATATATGACAACTCAAAATTGACATTGTTGGGTCATATAAATATCTATATCCTCTATAAGCTACATAAATACCAAAAGCTATAACAACTAATGAAGCTATTTTTATCATCACATTTCTAAGAGAAGTTTGTTTAAAAATAGAGATAAAAAATCCTAAAGAAAACATCGCAGGAAGTGTACTTAATCCAAACAGAAGC from Malaciobacter molluscorum LMG 25693 includes:
- a CDS encoding cobyrinate a,c-diamide synthase, which gives rise to MNAFIISSIASNQGKTVLTTSLLHYFKKSVRPFKAGPDYIDPQFHKIICNTESINLDTFIMNKEQVKWIFNNYSDKQTSIVEGVMGFYDGMDKGSSAYDIGKLLKISTILLLDASGSYITISAVLKGLKTYKSDNTIKAIVLNNVSSSMHFELIKKQILNDFDDIEVLGWIKKGLETLSNTHLGLDLKNVKKDTLENISKEVLENIDIEKLKNITSYNKEENNNYPFDKISKIDKKVSIVKDDNFSFLYYDNLKVLEELFEKVEIINPIKDEQISKDSDFVYILGGYIETDKAYEKIKNSNKFKKSLLEHVKQKRYVYAECAGLLFLSNSVDNKKMMGILNAGFTLTNKRVRLGYYYCSNGIKGHAFHYTKPLDTKNAIDILSKKKNSKGELAAWKNENVYGTYLHTMFRNNLKKLKDYFGI
- a CDS encoding precorrin-8X methylmutase, with amino-acid sequence MEFKIEQPPINIGADISVRSFEMINEELKEYEKINEFDEEQKEVISRLIHTTTCFDEVLNNIYFSKDAIKKVQNLLLNKAKIIVDVNMIKVGLSDFYLKKYENEVICYINEPFTYEMAEKNKTTRSYAAVVEAIKRHKDEPLVLACGNAPTFIYATINTLIEQKVDLNNVALLLFPVGFVNVVESKAYGRKFCDTFDVAGIIMEGRFGSSTMTVATLHAIYKLIKDYDKDEKYNGK
- the cbiD gene encoding cobalt-precorrin-5B (C(1))-methyltransferase CbiD, with the protein product MEKKELRKGYTTGTHTVASFRSCLDTLLVTNEASITKTNKIDNDDLDVTKGCEIVVNLDFSSKDFLLNPTFQKAHYFESGTNSLEIFAGLGVGVVTKKGLKIQPPYPAINPAPLNAIKEYFDIKTKDMDNLHLKCCVSVTNGQEIAKQTANSKVGVLEGISILGTTGIVKPVSSSAYIDSVKIEIEFAIQNGYNPIYFTLGNSAFKVACEKSNEEGIVEIGNFVYDSINLATTLKAKEVIFLCGIGKMTKVYQGFKNTHNRFGIIDFTQLQLDIKKNLNYEVDIETTLTVKGISQELEKVGLLDAFYEMITKRANEQIKKWFKDSNVKAIILEQKEVLGW
- the cbiT gene encoding precorrin-6Y C5,15-methyltransferase (decarboxylating) subunit CbiT is translated as MVTIAGNGMGDYDFSNLNFDISKFDKIICDPNFKEEAKNILKLKYKDAKQYLLDNYDKEEILYVVTGSPLFFSAGTIIAKSLPTNSVKLINNSSSKTYLLEKLFISELDVDTISLHGRDNFDLQNFLQNKYTFVVCDKNTISRLKIALSYFESNSIKTTIGYKLGFEDEEIKEIDLINFDENSIDLNAPFVLLIKKEFEQTNIISEDVEFETERGMITKKYKRQLTLQNLDLEPNQLLWDIGAGSGSCAIEAFKRYKVKTTLFEKNETRVEFIKQNLKNHYVTETKLFVGEAQEYFNTLEEVPQRIFVGGGGVEVIKQLPKLYELLDNKGIMLINAITLKHLNLMLTVLNEAKIEYEIHSISLTTYKGKLDLVEPERQLFQIKINKNEEE
- the cobM gene encoding precorrin-4 C(11)-methyltransferase, which encodes MVYFIGAGPGDPDLVTVKAQKVLQKANAVLYTGSLVPKEVLSWCKEDAIIKDSQGMKYPEIFSFLEEYKDKVVARVHTGDPSIYSTIAKQIQFLQEKSISYEVIPGITAAFGAAASLGIEFTIPGVSQTMILTRIEGKTPNPEKLENILACKNSSLVFYLSILLLKKLKKKALELGYSPDTPCWVVEKATWEEESIYKGTISNIEEQVSHIKGVALILLGDFLHQEETQESHLYVKPLQKELKANK
- a CDS encoding cobalt-precorrin 5A hydrolase, with amino-acid sequence MSKLNIAVVSINQPSLNSACKLLTYLDDFNVDVYGKKDLKHNLKNLITYEKIDTVLKDGWKKYDAIICILAMGIVVRKIAPLLESKATDPAIIVMSMDLSKIIPLLSGHIGGANELSDLISSRIEGCINFVSTATDQTKTFAFDMFAKKNDLEIENLKCLAKISNSLLNNKKVEVKTYESIFEKITPKKNLKLVTEQSSELCVNITPFSDDNLTLKPKVFLGMGCNRDTSFEDIEKAFFWFLDKYNLKKEQIENIASFEAKSDEKGLLEFASKYNFDIKFYKEDEINSLQGEFSPSQATKFFNLKGVAEPSAILYSKYKELIIKKEVFDKKITIAGAI
- a CDS encoding precorrin-3B C(17)-methyltransferase, whose product is MAKRLFIVSSGAGGTSYITPEAKKALEECEVVVSYSKYARELKELIEGKELFTSGMTHEIERCNQAIEYAKQGKTTCIVSNGDANVYGMATLIVEIMDEKDLWDEVELISLPGVTSFLAAASKAGAPVSQDFSIISLSDRLTDINLIDKRVKVALDCDFVLGIYNPKSKKRIKPYQNFLKALEDGYQNRIAIIASNVGRVEKEQITITTAQDLIDQDIEHPAVSMSTLIIICNSNSKLTKNKKVLTPRGYLNKYELDGELK